ATGTAGAAAATTTAATAAGAACTAATCTCATATATCGATTTGGTGTGTCGAGTAGAATGATATCTGATAATGGGTCAAATTTTAGGAGTAAACAAGTCGAGAGGATGTGTGCCAAATTTAAAATCAAGCATAGTTTCTCTACTGGATATAACTTGTTCGCTAATGGTCAAGCGGAAGCATTTAATAAAGTGTTATGCAAATTGCTTAAAAAGATGGTCTCACAGAATAAGAGGCACCGGATGACCCCTTACTCGTGGTATATGGGGGAGAGGCGGTCCTGCCATTAGAGGTACAAATCGCCTCTTTACGAGTTGCCATGCAAGAAAAACTCACGGAAGAGGAAGCGACAAAATTGCGCTTAAAAGAATTAGACAACTTAGAGGAAAAGCGGCTTCATGCATTGCAAAACTTAGAGGCATATCAAGCTAGGATGTCTTGAGCTTTCGATAAGCGAATAAAAAGAAGATCGTTTAAAGAGGGCGACCTGGTGCTCGCAGTCATCCGCCCCATGAATGTTACTCATCGGATGAAAGTGAAATTTGAGCCTAAATGGAAAGACCTGTATGTAGTAAAAGATGTCTATTCAAGTGGTGTGTATCGAATTATTTCGGTTGGTGGCAAATATTGCCCTCCGCCAATAAATAGAAAATTCTTAAAACGCTACTATGcttaaaaaatattattattagaACACTCCATCGCTCACGAGCTTAAATTGTTAGCAAGAATAAAAAAATAAATCACTATATGCTCCATCGCTCATAAGCTTACTGATAGCgagtaaaaaagaataaagtcatCATTCTCCATCGCTCACGAGCTTAAACTATTAGCGAGGAAAACAATCATCATACCCTCTAACGCTTCATGAGCATAAACTGTAAGCAACAAAAAATATGCTCCAACGTTTCATGAACCTAAACTGTAAGCAACAAAAAAATTACGCATGCTCTATCGTTCACGAGCTTAAACTGTTAGCGAGGAAAAAAAATCACCACATACTCCAACGATTCATGAGCCTAAACATTAAGTAATAAAAAATACGTGATCCATCACTCACCAACTTAAACTATTAGCGAGAGAAAAAAATCAACATATGCTCTAACACTTCATGAGCCTAAACTGTAAGCGACCAAATATAATTATTTGGCAACGTGTGTGCATGTATAAATCACTttaaaaaaggaaaaagagggATATGTGTACTTCTATGGCTTGAATAAAGACACCGAACAAATTATTGTGTTTCAGAGAGTTTCAAAAACTTCAACAAGAGATAACGAATGCAAACACAAAATCATATTAAAAAATGATGGATCAAACTTCGGCTGTGAGCCATGTACAAAAAAACTGATCTTTAGTCACACGACACAATGTACGCCCTTGTCGGATAAATATTATGGTGGTATAAGACATAGTCCATTGAATGATAAATTAGCAAAATAGTGTTTAGAGATCCGGATCCGTTAACATAAACTTTTTTCGCATCCGGACCTCGAGGGGAAATCTGTTGACATGGATTTTGGTCTCATCAAAATATATACTATGCGGGCTAAATAACTTCGATTAATGTGACCACTAAATTTCTATGCATATGAAATAAGCAAATATTCTGCAAATCACACCAAAATATTGAAATATGTATGGAACCAAAATATACCTATGTAGATATATGACCAATAAACAGTCCCCATAGAATATGACATATATAGCGCCGACTAACTACAGATTTATATAGCTAGTGGGAAATATGACATGCAAATGACCAACGTTCGTCATAAGTGTAAATAGCTAGAGCAAATAAATTTTTTAACTCAATTATATATGTAGTTAAATACTGCAAAGTAAACTTCTCtaaaataataataacaataatatatATACAATATATTAATAAAtgtaataaaataataaaaaagaaaagagaaagactgCCAAAAAATAACTCTAATTTTAGAAATACGCTTTAATTTTCGTCGTCGATAGTCGAAGACTCTCGAAGCTGCTGAAAGTTAACGTCAGTTTTCGATGGCTACAGTGAGGCCACCGAAATTAACGCTGGCTGCTCAACCCTGTATGTCTAACCCTGTAGATTTGAGGTTGGTTGTTGTGGCATTCTGACTGACAAGAAGATGTAGGATCGGAGCATTTAACAGGATTGAAACATAGAtctatttttttatttcttttgttTTGTAACGTGGTATGGTATTTCTATGAAACCAGACACATAGCATATGTGACTTGAGCTGACTATATATTGTGGAGCTATTTAACAAGATTGAAAAGTAGATAAGCATTTGACGTCATGAATATTCTTTAGGGTATGTAAATGCGTTATGAGCAGGAGATATTATATTAAGTGGATATTCTTTAGGGTTCGGATGCTTCCTATATGTTTTGTGAATGACATGCGTTATAAAGTCATGAATATTCTGTGGCACTCGGCTGACAAGACAAGGGAGCGATGCATGCATATGGCTAGCTGCTCAGAGGCTGCTGGAATGGAATAAAATGAAGATTTAACAGTAGCGGTGCATGGCTGCTCGAGTTCAAGTCGGTCGATCGACGGCCATGCATCCTCTTGTTCAAGTCGGTCGATCGGAACCATCCCATCCTAGATAGATTGCGGGCCGTGATCCCCAGCTAGGATCGATCGGAATCGGAACCCCAGAGGCATCGTTATCAGCCGTCCTCCTCGTCTATATATGCGACTAGTTGAGATCGAAACCCCATCAGCTGGCCTCCTGCTTTTGCTTATCGAAACCTCGCTCCTAAATATCCCATCATCGTCGTCTGCCATCCGCCGCCGGCCCGCCGCCACCACTGCACCGCCCACTAGCGAGTTGCTAGACGACTGGCCGGAGATGGATCCGGTGTGGTTAGAGTGGTTCCACAGGGACGGGGCGGAGCTCGCCAACCGCGGCCGTCGGCCGGATCATCTTGATGATGAGGACGATCTCTACGTAGCCTTGGCCTTGGCTCCCTACGTTGATCGCCACCGGCCTCGAACCCGTCCCCGATCCCCATCCCCATCCCCGCCCTCACACGAGGACGCCGGGGACGACACTGCTGCTCGCAACAACAAACGTCCTTGCATCCCCGCGTACAGCGAAGCCATCCTGGGGCTCAAGGAGGTGGTGCCAACCGCTAAGCACGACGACGACTGTGCCATCTGCCTCAACCCATTGGCCGATATCGCTGGTCCTGATCACAAGAAGGACGACGCGGCAGCTACGTCTATGCTTCGGGCCATGCCCTGCTCCCACATCTTCCACCAGCACTGCATCTTCCAGTGGCTCCATCGCAACGCCGTCTGTCCTCTCTGTCGCTACCAGCTGCCCACCACTTTCGAGGACGAGGACACCGAAGTCGAGGAGGACGAGGAGGAGATGGACAACACAATTTCTCGATTGAATCAGATCAGACGACGACTGCAGATCTTGTACAACTAAAAAAATTCAAACCGAGTataaattgattgtttgaggCTATAAACAAAACAATTGTCAACTATAAAATTAAATAACAttttaagttctacaacttttattttggtactTTTTCATCCGAGATCGTTTGCAAAATTTGTATTTTAAAGTTTGTCAAATTCATATGCAATTTTGATAGTCCAAATgatttcaaatgaaaaagttatcaattacaaagtttcacgACTTTTATAGatctacaactttcattttgGTGGTTTTTTTCATACAAGGTCATTGAAAAACTAAAAAATTTTGATTTCAAATGATTTCTACATGCATTTTTCTTAAGAAACGTCAGTAGAAATCATATTTGTACtgacggttccttaagaaaaccgccagtacaAATGGCACGATTTATACCGGGGGTGTCGACCTGTGGCATGGTCGTGGATAGAGGTTTCACGTCCGTCGAAAGCGAGGTTTCGCGTCCGTGTGTGTCGGACCCATGGTGGACGCGTGTCGCACGATGGATGGCATGTAGCCCACCGAACACGGACATGTGTTCAAAACGGGTGAGGTTTTAATATCTCCGATTGTGGCAACATATATAATCATGCTCAGCACACACATATCTTTAAGATGTAGAGGTTCCAGGTTTAGATGGATAGTTACTGCTATATGGTGTTTCTTGAGACTTGGTAGTGGCAACATCCTTCCCTTTTCCTTTGCCTCCaccaccaaattcttcaattaattCTGAAATAAATGAAATGGTATGCATCAAGAAGTTGGTAATGATGCCACATCAAATATATAAAATAAATGACGTAATATTGTACCTTTTTCTATGATGGCTAATTCCTTCATATTTTCTTGGATATCAATGGGAGTAGATCTTCTCAACCAATCTTGTGTACATACTAAAACCTCTAGCATGAATGGAGTAAGGAGGTACAAAAATCATCTAAGGTACGTCCACTTGTGCTGAGAACAGACTCAGAAGCTACAGTTGAGATTGCTATTGCAAGAACATCATGGGCTAGGTGAGCCAAAACTAGCAACTATtggcatttccctttcaccaagtGAGAATATCAAGCTTACTTTATATATCTTCGCATGCTTTAGAATTTATTTATCAAGTTTTGACTTGGTAGTGTTGCTTGAAACATATTCTTCAGACATATTTAGCCTCTTGGCATTTTTTTCTTTAAGCATGCCTCTTGGTCCTAGAACTCCCTTTCATTGATTTGGATCATTGACTTCAGTTTTGGTTGTTGCTTCATTTGGAGCATAGATCGATATTACTATATTCTTCGAATAGCTCTTGAATACATTATTTAATAGCTGCCCAAACTAGTTGTCCTCTTTCTTCACGAAATATCTCTTCAACTGTAATCTTATGAAATAGTGAAAACTTTTATCTTGGGTCCAAAAATGCAGTAACAAAAACAAGAAAATTAATATTCTGCTTCTCTTTGTCCTTTCATTTCCCTACCTTTCTCCTTCTATGCAAACTGTCCTCTTTCAATGGTGTTGTTATTGATGTGCCAAATTCCCCAATACTTATCATATTTCTCTTACATTCTCTTTCCCATCTCTGCTGCAAAGTATCTTCACTATCCATCCAAGATTTAATCAACAAATGGATTTCACCAATCTCATGAAAGAACGTATTACAAGTGACATGGAGAGTAGATGAGACATGATAAGTAAGATTGTGGAAATGCTCTAGACATTCAGCCATCTTCTTTACATTCTC
This portion of the Zea mays cultivar B73 chromosome 2, Zm-B73-REFERENCE-NAM-5.0, whole genome shotgun sequence genome encodes:
- the LOC100277339 gene encoding uncharacterized protein LOC100277339 (The RefSeq protein has 3 substitutions compared to this genomic sequence), translated to MDPVWLEWFHRDGAELANRGRRPDHLDDEDDLYVALALAPYVDRHRPRTRPRSPSPSPPSHEDAGDDTAARNNKRPCIPAYSEAILGLKEVVPTAKHDDDCVICLNPLADIAGPDHKKDDAAATSMLRAMPCSHIFHQHCIFQWLHRNTVCPLCRYQLPTTFEDEDTEVEEDEEEMDNIISRLNQIRRRLQILYN